A portion of the Lysinibacillus timonensis genome contains these proteins:
- a CDS encoding prephenate dehydrogenase translates to MTRNVLVIGLGLIGGSIALSCQKAPETKVYGYDVQEKTRELASALSIVHEVVEDVEEAAKIADIIIFGTPVSATLIWMDQLKEWSLKSDVIVTDTGSTKSLIMRKAIELKEKGITFIGGHPMAGSHKSGVTAARQYLFENAYYMLTPFDDEDGNHIIKLEQLLRFTLAKIVKVDAKEHDHMTAVVSHFPHIVAASLVHQLNGEKENYPMTALLAAGGFRDITRIASSNPAIWRDITLQNRNELVDQLNVWQEEMERVKRILISNDDVQIEQYFSIAKNVRDQLPITTGAFYTTYDLYVDVPDYPGVISEVTGYLAEEKISITNIRIVEAREDVFGILVISFQTSDDREKALNCLNKRTKFEMYIS, encoded by the coding sequence ATGACACGTAATGTTCTCGTCATAGGATTGGGACTAATAGGAGGCTCAATCGCGCTTTCATGTCAGAAAGCACCTGAAACAAAAGTATACGGCTATGACGTACAGGAAAAAACAAGGGAACTTGCTTCAGCCTTAAGCATTGTCCATGAAGTTGTTGAAGATGTAGAAGAAGCAGCTAAAATAGCTGATATTATTATATTTGGCACACCAGTAAGCGCCACATTAATTTGGATGGATCAATTAAAAGAATGGTCATTAAAGTCAGATGTTATTGTAACAGATACTGGTAGTACAAAAAGTTTAATAATGCGTAAAGCTATTGAACTGAAAGAAAAAGGAATCACGTTTATTGGTGGGCATCCAATGGCGGGTTCCCACAAGAGCGGAGTCACAGCAGCCAGACAGTATCTATTCGAAAATGCGTATTACATGCTAACGCCTTTTGATGATGAAGATGGGAATCATATTATAAAGTTAGAACAGCTTTTACGCTTTACTCTTGCCAAAATTGTAAAAGTAGATGCTAAGGAACATGACCATATGACTGCTGTAGTTAGCCATTTTCCACATATTGTGGCTGCATCTCTTGTTCATCAATTAAATGGTGAAAAAGAAAATTATCCGATGACGGCGTTACTTGCCGCAGGTGGATTCCGTGACATTACTCGAATTGCTTCGTCAAACCCTGCAATTTGGCGTGATATAACATTACAAAACCGCAATGAATTAGTGGACCAACTTAATGTGTGGCAAGAGGAAATGGAACGTGTAAAAAGAATTTTGATAAGTAATGATGATGTTCAAATAGAACAATATTTTTCGATTGCTAAAAACGTTCGTGATCAACTTCCAATAACAACTGGTGCCTTTTATACAACGTATGATTTATATGTTGATGTCCCAGACTATCCAGGGGTTATTTCAGAAGTAACTGGTTATTTAGCAGAAGAAAAAATTAGTATAACGAATATTCGGATTGTCGAAGCAAGAGAAGATGTCTTCGGTATATTAGTTATTAGTTTCCAAACAAGCGATGATCGTGAAAAAGCATTAAACTGTTTAAATAAGCGAACAAAATTCGAAATGTATATTTCTTAA
- the aroA gene encoding 3-phosphoshikimate 1-carboxyvinyltransferase, with protein sequence MSNSKIMDYENPTLRGTITIPGDKSISHRSIMFGAIAKGKTTVSGFLLGEDCLSTIDCFRRLGVEIDVEDTNVTINSAGIDAWEEPKEVLYTGNSGTTTRLMLGILSGTNLHTVMTGDASIGKRPMRRVADPLRLMGAKIAGRANGQFTPLAIQGNQLQAIDYSMPVASAQVKSAILLAGLRANGTTIVREKEVSRDHTERMLQQFGGSVQVEDGVITLEGGQQLTSTHVNVPGDISSAAFFLVAGAIVPDSEITMHNVGINPTRAGIIEVFEKMGANLSIAIDNENAPEPTATLTIKTSNLKATTIEGDIIPRLIDEIPILALLATQAEGKTVIRDAEELKVKETDRIVAVVTELKKMGADIEATDDGMIIQGPTKLHGASIQSYGDHRIGMMAAIASLITDSPIELDNADCIAVSYPTFFEHLSGLMKA encoded by the coding sequence ATGTCGAATTCGAAAATTATGGACTACGAGAATCCTACATTAAGAGGGACGATAACAATACCTGGAGATAAGTCAATTTCACATCGTTCTATTATGTTTGGAGCCATTGCTAAAGGGAAAACAACGGTTAGCGGATTTCTATTGGGTGAAGATTGTCTTAGTACTATTGACTGTTTTCGTAGATTAGGTGTTGAAATTGACGTTGAAGACACAAATGTAACAATTAATAGTGCAGGAATTGATGCATGGGAAGAACCAAAAGAAGTATTATACACTGGAAATTCAGGAACTACTACTAGACTAATGCTTGGTATTTTATCAGGTACGAATTTACATACAGTCATGACTGGTGATGCTTCGATAGGGAAAAGACCGATGCGCCGTGTTGCAGATCCTCTCCGTCTTATGGGGGCAAAAATAGCTGGCCGTGCGAACGGACAATTTACACCATTGGCTATTCAAGGGAACCAGCTACAGGCAATTGACTATTCAATGCCTGTTGCAAGTGCACAAGTAAAATCGGCGATTCTGTTAGCAGGATTACGTGCAAACGGGACAACTATTGTTCGTGAAAAAGAAGTTTCTCGTGACCATACTGAAAGAATGTTACAGCAATTTGGCGGAAGTGTTCAGGTAGAAGATGGTGTTATTACCCTTGAGGGTGGACAGCAATTAACTAGTACGCATGTTAATGTACCAGGTGATATTTCATCGGCTGCATTCTTTTTAGTGGCAGGTGCAATTGTTCCTGACAGTGAAATCACAATGCACAACGTTGGCATAAATCCAACTCGTGCCGGCATTATCGAAGTATTTGAAAAAATGGGTGCAAACCTATCTATAGCAATTGATAATGAAAATGCACCAGAACCAACTGCAACTTTAACAATTAAAACTTCAAATTTAAAAGCAACAACAATTGAAGGTGACATTATTCCACGCCTAATTGATGAAATTCCTATTTTAGCACTTCTAGCGACACAAGCAGAAGGAAAAACAGTTATTCGAGATGCTGAAGAACTAAAAGTAAAAGAAACAGATCGTATTGTTGCAGTTGTAACAGAACTTAAAAAAATGGGTGCAGATATTGAAGCTACTGATGACGGAATGATTATCCAAGGTCCAACGAAACTTCATGGTGCTAGTATACAATCTTATGGAGATCACCGAATTGGGATGATGGCAGCGATAGCTTCACTTATTACAGATTCTCCAATTGAACTTGATAATGCCGATTGCATTGCAGTATCTTACCCAACTTTCTTTGAACATTTATCAGGACTAATGAAAGCTTAA
- a CDS encoding lipopolysaccharide assembly protein LapB: MGNTMEEMFEAIQKGDLKRVEGFIDQLLLKEAPEQQYEIAEMFIQYGYLNEANKVLDHLQFLFPEEAQISIDKASVLIELGEEDEALNLLMSIDAEAPEYPQSLLLLADYYQMQGLYEVAEKQINDAIELLPHEPLLQFAKAELLFETGRFTEAVRIYEELHENEKLIAGVLLAERLAEVYRSGGAFETSLDYYMEALEEKVTPDLLYGSGYAAFQSEKYELATKQLEDLKELDPDYFSAYLLLAESYAMLENNKKAYQVIKEGIKRDEYEKSFYLFAGKIALKNGLPEEAIEHLQQAIALDPEYMEAIVVIMSIYAREERIDDIINLYEEIERNHFSFSTILPYVADAFAKDEQYERAYEIYTLAYNDLKDDPSFLEKYCYFLIEEGKRQEAREVVEQLIALEPSEQQWLDLLETLD, encoded by the coding sequence ATGGGAAATACTATGGAAGAAATGTTTGAGGCAATTCAAAAAGGCGATTTAAAACGAGTAGAAGGTTTTATTGATCAGCTTCTTTTAAAAGAAGCTCCTGAACAACAGTATGAAATTGCTGAGATGTTTATACAATACGGATACTTAAATGAAGCGAATAAAGTCTTAGATCACTTGCAATTTCTTTTTCCAGAAGAAGCTCAAATTTCAATTGATAAAGCATCTGTTTTAATAGAATTAGGAGAAGAGGACGAGGCTTTAAATTTATTAATGAGCATAGATGCTGAAGCTCCTGAATATCCACAAAGTCTTCTTTTATTAGCAGACTATTACCAAATGCAAGGTCTTTATGAAGTAGCTGAAAAACAAATTAATGATGCAATTGAACTTTTACCGCATGAACCTTTATTACAATTCGCAAAGGCAGAACTGCTGTTTGAAACAGGTAGATTCACTGAAGCAGTACGAATTTATGAAGAGTTGCATGAAAATGAAAAATTAATTGCTGGTGTACTACTAGCAGAAAGATTAGCGGAAGTTTACCGTTCAGGTGGTGCATTTGAAACTTCATTAGATTATTATATGGAAGCTCTTGAAGAAAAAGTTACCCCTGATTTATTGTATGGATCTGGATATGCAGCTTTCCAATCTGAAAAATATGAATTGGCAACGAAACAGCTGGAAGATTTAAAAGAATTAGATCCAGATTATTTTAGTGCTTACTTATTGTTGGCTGAAAGTTATGCAATGCTTGAAAATAATAAGAAAGCTTATCAGGTCATTAAGGAAGGTATTAAAAGGGATGAATATGAAAAGTCATTTTATTTATTTGCCGGGAAAATTGCTTTAAAAAATGGTTTGCCTGAAGAAGCTATTGAACATTTACAACAGGCTATCGCACTTGACCCAGAATATATGGAGGCAATCGTTGTCATCATGTCGATTTATGCTAGGGAAGAACGTATTGATGACATCATTAATTTATATGAAGAAATAGAAAGAAATCATTTTAGCTTTAGTACCATTCTCCCTTATGTGGCAGATGCATTTGCAAAAGATGAACAGTATGAACGTGCATACGAAATTTACACATTAGCATATAATGATTTAAAAGATGATCCGTCGTTTTTAGAAAAATATTGTTATTTCTTGATAGAGGAAGGAAAAAGGCAAGAGGCGCGAGAGGTTGTAGAGCAATTAATTGCGTTAGAACCTTCAGAACAACAATGGCTTGACTTGCTCGAAACTCTTGATTAA
- a CDS encoding ReoY family proteolytic degradation factor, with protein sequence MTSSVSLVDKKAFIRWFLKNYQLKRRECVWILNYLLSNDNLLENIHFVEEAHYCPRAIVMSSVDSTGVPFRFYKGNIMTSDAEKSFHDLRLHPNESMYIQLNFPNVPPSQQYLAVLEENPYMPKFLHISEKDRVIAEELLNNSMLAFQEEKLLKEIDDALDEGDKDRFYELSNLLQALKQTSKNV encoded by the coding sequence ATGACTTCTTCCGTTTCACTCGTTGATAAAAAGGCTTTTATTCGTTGGTTTTTAAAAAATTATCAGTTAAAGCGTAGAGAATGCGTATGGATTCTAAATTATTTATTAAGTAATGATAATTTGCTTGAAAATATTCATTTTGTTGAGGAGGCACATTATTGTCCTAGAGCAATTGTAATGTCTTCCGTAGATTCTACTGGTGTTCCGTTTCGATTTTATAAAGGAAATATTATGACAAGTGACGCAGAAAAGTCATTTCATGATTTACGCCTTCACCCTAACGAAAGCATGTATATACAATTAAATTTTCCCAATGTTCCACCTAGCCAGCAATATTTAGCTGTATTAGAGGAAAACCCATATATGCCAAAATTTCTTCATATTAGTGAAAAAGATAGAGTTATAGCGGAAGAATTATTAAATAACAGCATGTTAGCATTCCAAGAGGAAAAATTATTAAAAGAAATCGATGACGCTCTTGATGAAGGCGATAAAGATCGATTTTATGAACTTTCTAATTTGCTTCAAGCTCTTAAGCAAACATCAAAAAATGTTTAA
- a CDS encoding YpiF family protein → MFFNVKDVSEFQSQKEFIDTVIIPLLSINLTENMIKQSSSAAEYLMSLTAFIEQQFKGRLMLFPPFTYTEETKERLSLEVLKKECHQTGFKHVLFITCDHSWTSSNEKNDVIWLPPIPLESMDKMVKKTILEDQLKQVIPILSSKWSQN, encoded by the coding sequence ATGTTTTTTAATGTCAAGGATGTAAGTGAATTTCAATCTCAGAAAGAATTTATCGATACAGTTATTATTCCGTTGCTTTCGATAAATCTTACAGAAAATATGATTAAACAATCAAGTTCAGCGGCAGAATATTTAATGTCACTTACTGCATTCATTGAGCAACAATTCAAAGGACGTCTAATGTTATTTCCACCATTTACCTATACGGAAGAAACAAAAGAGAGATTATCTCTTGAAGTATTAAAAAAAGAATGTCATCAGACTGGTTTTAAACATGTTTTATTCATTACATGCGACCATTCTTGGACAAGCAGCAATGAAAAAAATGATGTGATATGGTTACCTCCTATTCCATTAGAATCAATGGATAAAATGGTTAAAAAAACAATACTAGAAGACCAACTAAAACAGGTAATACCTATACTATCTTCCAAATGGTCTCAAAATTAG
- a CDS encoding ubiquinol-cytochrome c reductase iron-sulfur subunit — protein MSNNRVTRRQFLNYTLTGVGGFMAAGMLMPMVRFAIDPALQVKAEGDFVQTSTKIADITDEPIKVDFTFEQVDAWYKSDVTESAWVYKSGDTIVALSPVCKHLGCTVNWAGDSAHPDQFFCACHGGRYEKTGKNIPGTPPTGPLDEYEVQEKDGYLMLGKKIANTLV, from the coding sequence ATGAGTAACAATCGAGTTACAAGACGTCAATTTCTTAACTACACTTTAACAGGTGTTGGAGGATTTATGGCGGCTGGTATGTTAATGCCGATGGTGCGTTTTGCAATAGATCCAGCTCTACAGGTTAAAGCAGAAGGTGATTTTGTACAAACTAGCACAAAAATTGCAGATATTACCGACGAACCTATTAAGGTAGATTTCACTTTTGAACAAGTTGATGCTTGGTACAAATCTGACGTTACTGAATCAGCATGGGTTTACAAAAGCGGAGACACAATTGTCGCCCTATCACCAGTTTGTAAACACTTAGGTTGTACAGTAAACTGGGCAGGTGACTCTGCTCACCCAGACCAATTCTTCTGTGCTTGTCACGGTGGCCGTTATGAAAAAACTGGTAAAAATATACCAGGTACACCACCTACTGGCCCATTGGACGAGTATGAAGTACAGGAAAAAGACGGTTATTTAATGCTTGGGAAAAAAATCGCAAATACTTTAGTTTAA
- the qcrB gene encoding menaquinol-cytochrome c reductase cytochrome b subunit, which translates to MLNKIYDWVDERLDITPIWRDIADHEVPEHVNPAHHFSAFVYCFGGLTFFVTVIQILSGMFLTMYYVPDVENAWKSVYYLQNEVAFGEIVRGMHHWGASLVIVMMFLHTLRVFFTGSYKKPRELNWIVGVLIFCVMLGLGFTGYLLPWDMKALFATKVGIEIAASVPFIGELIKVLLAGDAEILGAQTLTRFFAIHVFFLPAALFALLAAHFIMIRRQGISGPL; encoded by the coding sequence GTGCTAAATAAAATTTATGACTGGGTCGATGAACGTTTAGATATTACACCAATTTGGCGTGATATTGCCGACCATGAAGTGCCAGAGCACGTTAACCCTGCACATCACTTTTCTGCATTCGTTTACTGTTTCGGCGGATTAACATTCTTTGTTACAGTTATTCAGATTTTATCCGGTATGTTCTTAACTATGTATTACGTGCCAGACGTAGAGAATGCATGGAAATCAGTTTATTATTTACAAAACGAAGTAGCTTTCGGTGAAATCGTTCGTGGTATGCACCACTGGGGAGCTTCATTAGTTATCGTAATGATGTTCTTACATACGCTTCGTGTATTCTTCACAGGTTCTTATAAGAAACCACGTGAACTAAACTGGATTGTAGGTGTTTTAATCTTCTGTGTAATGTTAGGCTTAGGGTTCACAGGATATTTACTTCCTTGGGACATGAAAGCGTTGTTTGCAACAAAGGTTGGTATTGAAATTGCCGCTTCTGTACCATTTATTGGTGAGCTAATTAAGGTACTGCTAGCTGGAGATGCTGAAATTCTTGGTGCTCAAACGTTAACACGTTTCTTTGCAATTCATGTATTCTTCTTACCAGCTGCATTATTTGCTTTACTAGCTGCGCACTTTATTATGATTCGTCGTCAAGGTATTTCAGGACCACTATGA
- a CDS encoding menaquinol-cytochrome c reductase cytochrome b/c subunit codes for MHRGKGMKFVGDSRVAMNNRMPNLPKDYSEYPGKTEAFWPDFLLKEWMVGAVFLIGYLLLTVAHPSPLEGPADPTNASYIPLPDWYFLFLYQLLKYTYASGPFNVIGAIVIPGLSIGALMLMPFLDKGPERRPSKRPIPTALMLLAIAAMFYLTWESVVNHDWEAAKAQGVITDKDLGLLPDVEVDESSAGYEIYQSQASCIGCHGGDLTGGSGGAPMLLGNELTAEEAAEVIKNGRGGMPAGAFQGTDEELQILAEFIAGLKEEE; via the coding sequence ATGCATCGCGGAAAAGGGATGAAATTCGTAGGTGACTCGCGTGTTGCGATGAATAATCGTATGCCGAATTTACCAAAAGATTATTCCGAGTATCCAGGTAAAACAGAAGCATTCTGGCCAGATTTCTTATTAAAAGAATGGATGGTTGGTGCGGTATTCTTAATCGGTTATTTATTATTAACTGTAGCGCACCCATCGCCATTAGAAGGACCGGCAGATCCAACAAATGCTTCATATATTCCATTACCTGACTGGTATTTCTTATTCTTATACCAATTATTAAAATACACTTATGCTTCAGGTCCATTTAACGTTATTGGCGCTATCGTAATTCCTGGATTATCTATTGGAGCATTAATGTTAATGCCATTTTTAGATAAAGGACCAGAACGTCGTCCATCTAAAAGACCTATTCCAACTGCATTAATGTTATTAGCAATTGCTGCAATGTTTTACTTAACTTGGGAATCTGTAGTAAACCATGACTGGGAAGCAGCAAAAGCACAAGGTGTAATTACTGATAAAGATTTAGGCTTATTACCAGACGTAGAAGTTGATGAATCTTCTGCAGGGTATGAAATTTATCAATCACAAGCTTCGTGTATTGGATGTCACGGTGGTGACTTAACTGGTGGTTCGGGTGGTGCTCCTATGTTATTAGGAAACGAACTGACTGCTGAAGAAGCTGCAGAAGTTATTAAAAACGGACGTGGCGGTATGCCAGCTGGTGCCTTCCAAGGTACTGACGAAGAGCTTCAAATTTTAGCTGAATTTATTGCTGGCTTAAAAGAAGAAGAGTAA
- a CDS encoding DUF1405 domain-containing protein yields the protein MKLLMEIWYLLTHRSFLTLLLIVNVAGTIYGYIWYQWQLEITDPQFIIFVPDSPTASLFFCIAIIGWLIGKNFKLMEALALITLVKYGLWAVVMNLLTLFETGDIGRMGWMLVASHFLMAVEGILYIAKYRYTYVHVAIVAVWTLHNDVIDYVYGQMPIYQVITKYPQHIGYFTFWLSIVCIFIAFIAHNRKEYLRKL from the coding sequence ATGAAGTTGTTAATGGAAATTTGGTACCTTTTAACACATCGATCTTTTTTGACGTTATTATTAATTGTCAATGTAGCAGGAACTATATACGGGTATATTTGGTATCAGTGGCAACTAGAAATAACTGATCCTCAATTTATTATATTTGTACCTGATAGTCCAACTGCAAGTTTATTTTTTTGCATTGCAATTATAGGGTGGTTAATTGGAAAGAATTTTAAATTAATGGAAGCTTTAGCACTAATTACACTAGTTAAATATGGTCTATGGGCAGTTGTTATGAATTTATTAACTCTTTTTGAAACAGGGGATATTGGTCGAATGGGTTGGATGCTTGTTGCATCTCATTTTCTGATGGCTGTTGAAGGAATACTCTATATTGCTAAGTATCGTTATACTTATGTACACGTTGCAATCGTTGCCGTTTGGACATTACATAATGATGTCATTGACTATGTTTATGGACAAATGCCAATCTACCAAGTTATAACAAAATATCCACAACATATTGGATATTTTACATTTTGGCTATCAATAGTATGTATTTTCATCGCATTTATTGCGCATAACAGGAAAGAATATTTGCGTAAACTATAA
- a CDS encoding zinc metallopeptidase, whose protein sequence is MYIIYFLIILILPIYAQIKVKNTYKRFSGVPSQKGMTGAQVARMILDNHGLYDVRVVPTQGVLSDHYNPATKTVALSEDNYYNASLAGTAVAAHEVGHAIQHKEAYSFLSLRAKLVPVANISSNLSWVFVMIGIFASMTNLLLLGIVLLAAGVLFQIVTLPVEFDASKRAMNEVVSLGIINNNEERGAKKVLSAAAMTYVAAAAVAVLELVRLILIYTGMRSED, encoded by the coding sequence ATGTATATTATTTACTTTCTAATTATCTTAATTTTGCCAATTTATGCTCAAATTAAAGTAAAAAATACTTATAAACGATTTTCAGGAGTACCTTCTCAAAAAGGGATGACTGGCGCTCAAGTTGCACGGATGATTTTAGACAATCATGGTTTGTACGATGTACGTGTAGTTCCTACACAAGGTGTTCTATCTGACCATTATAATCCTGCTACTAAAACGGTCGCATTATCAGAGGATAACTATTATAATGCATCACTTGCTGGCACAGCGGTAGCTGCACACGAAGTCGGTCATGCAATCCAGCATAAAGAAGCTTATTCATTTTTAAGTTTACGTGCTAAATTAGTACCTGTTGCTAATATTTCTTCTAACTTATCATGGGTTTTTGTAATGATTGGGATATTTGCATCAATGACTAATTTATTGTTATTAGGGATTGTTTTACTTGCTGCAGGTGTATTATTCCAAATTGTTACATTACCTGTTGAGTTTGATGCTTCAAAAAGGGCAATGAACGAAGTAGTTTCACTTGGTATTATTAATAATAATGAAGAACGGGGTGCTAAAAAAGTATTAAGTGCGGCAGCCATGACATATGTAGCTGCAGCAGCTGTAGCAGTACTTGAATTAGTCCGTTTAATCTTAATTTATACAGGTATGAGATCAGAAGATTAA
- a CDS encoding YitT family protein, whose product MKFVKEIVGILIGAALYSFGFVHFNMQNGLGEGGFSGITLILYFTLKWDPALLNLILNIPMFILGWKLLGRKQFFYTLIGTFAVSVFLKIFQIYEFQMNLQNDLLLASLFAGVFVGVGLGIIFRFGGTTGGVDIIARLVNKYVGWSMGKTMFTFDAFVLVASLLTFLDARSMMYTLVAVYLGARVIDMVQEGAYAAKAVMIISNKSSEIAEYVTQEMERGLTVFHGYGHFTKHSKDVLYCVVGRNEVVRLKSMVRKIDSNAFVTITDVRDVTGEGFRIED is encoded by the coding sequence ATGAAATTTGTTAAGGAAATAGTCGGAATACTAATAGGTGCAGCTCTATATAGTTTCGGATTTGTTCACTTTAATATGCAAAACGGCCTTGGGGAAGGCGGATTTAGTGGTATTACATTAATTTTATATTTTACACTAAAATGGGACCCAGCACTATTGAATCTTATCTTAAATATACCAATGTTTATATTAGGATGGAAACTACTTGGTCGTAAACAATTTTTTTACACTTTAATTGGTACGTTTGCCGTTTCAGTTTTCTTAAAAATCTTCCAAATTTATGAGTTTCAAATGAATTTGCAAAACGATCTATTACTAGCCTCTTTATTTGCTGGGGTTTTCGTAGGGGTGGGGTTAGGAATTATTTTCCGCTTTGGTGGTACAACCGGTGGAGTAGATATTATTGCAAGACTAGTTAATAAGTATGTTGGATGGAGTATGGGAAAAACCATGTTCACGTTTGATGCATTTGTATTAGTAGCATCCTTACTGACTTTCTTAGATGCTCGTTCAATGATGTATACATTAGTTGCTGTCTATTTAGGAGCTCGTGTAATAGATATGGTACAAGAAGGTGCCTATGCAGCAAAAGCTGTCATGATTATCTCAAATAAGTCTAGTGAAATAGCTGAATACGTTACACAAGAAATGGAACGTGGATTAACCGTTTTCCATGGTTACGGGCATTTCACTAAACATTCAAAGGATGTTTTATATTGTGTCGTTGGTAGAAATGAAGTTGTTCGCTTAAAATCAATGGTAAGAAAAATTGATTCAAACGCATTTGTAACCATTACTGATGTTCGGGACGTAACAGGAGAAGGATTTAGAATTGAAGACTAA
- a CDS encoding nucleotide pyrophosphohydrolase, with amino-acid sequence MTNELSLQQLQKRVDEYIGQFKEGYFPPFELLARLSEELGELSREVQDVYGQKKKKDTEDKNSIEEELGDFFFVLVCFANAQGIHLDEALLKVINKFETRDKDRWTRKDEKE; translated from the coding sequence ATGACAAACGAACTATCTTTACAACAGCTTCAAAAAAGAGTAGATGAATACATAGGTCAATTTAAAGAAGGTTATTTCCCTCCTTTTGAATTATTAGCAAGACTTTCTGAAGAACTCGGTGAATTGTCCCGTGAAGTTCAAGATGTTTACGGTCAAAAGAAGAAAAAAGATACTGAAGACAAAAATAGCATTGAAGAAGAATTAGGTGATTTCTTTTTCGTGTTAGTTTGTTTTGCTAATGCTCAAGGAATACATTTAGATGAAGCTTTATTAAAAGTTATTAATAAATTTGAAACACGAGATAAAGATCGATGGACAAGAAAGGACGAAAAAGAATGA
- the dapB gene encoding 4-hydroxy-tetrahydrodipicolinate reductase, translating to MTIRVAIAGARGRMGTEAVKAVTNKEGMELVAALDYKRLGESLAELEMFPPNLNVPIFTNLTQLIEDTKPDVLIDLTNPQSVYEHTKVALLHNVRPVVGTTGFTNEQLEELTNLAEESKVGCIIAPNFAIGAILMMKFAQEAAKYLPNVEIIELHHDRKLDAPSGTGLKTAQLISEVRNEMKQGHPNEEETIPGARGADFEGLRIHSVRLPGLVAHQEVLFGGDGQMLTIRHDSYNRESFMGGVLYCVEAVMTIEHLVFGLENLI from the coding sequence ATGACAATCCGAGTAGCAATAGCAGGTGCAAGAGGTAGGATGGGGACAGAAGCTGTAAAAGCAGTTACGAATAAAGAAGGAATGGAGCTAGTAGCAGCACTAGATTATAAACGTCTAGGCGAAAGTTTAGCCGAGTTAGAAATGTTCCCACCAAATTTAAATGTACCGATTTTTACCAATTTAACACAACTAATTGAAGACACGAAGCCAGATGTATTAATTGACTTAACTAATCCTCAATCTGTCTATGAGCATACTAAAGTAGCTTTATTACATAATGTAAGACCTGTGGTAGGAACAACGGGATTTACCAACGAACAATTAGAAGAGCTTACAAATTTAGCAGAGGAAAGCAAAGTGGGTTGTATAATTGCACCTAATTTTGCCATTGGTGCAATTTTGATGATGAAATTTGCTCAAGAAGCTGCAAAGTATCTTCCTAATGTAGAAATCATCGAACTACATCACGATCGTAAACTTGATGCACCATCGGGAACAGGTTTAAAAACAGCACAATTAATCTCTGAAGTTAGAAATGAGATGAAACAAGGTCATCCAAATGAGGAAGAAACGATTCCAGGGGCTCGTGGAGCTGATTTTGAAGGTTTACGCATCCATTCTGTACGATTACCGGGATTAGTTGCGCATCAAGAGGTATTATTTGGTGGAGATGGCCAAATGCTAACAATCCGTCACGATTCCTATAATCGAGAGTCATTTATGGGTGGTGTTCTCTATTGTGTCGAAGCAGTAATGACAATCGAGCATTTAGTTTTTGGACTTGAAAATCTCATATAA
- the mgsA gene encoding methylglyoxal synthase, whose protein sequence is MKIALIAHDRKKDSLVEFAIAYKEILKQHHLYATGTTGKRIGEEVGLEVTRFRSGPLGGDQQIGAMIANNDMDMVIFFRDPLTAQPHEPDVTALVRLCDVYHIPLATNMGTAEILLKGLQEGFVDWRLIQERRK, encoded by the coding sequence ATGAAAATAGCCTTAATTGCACACGACCGTAAAAAAGATAGTCTTGTTGAATTTGCAATTGCATATAAAGAAATATTAAAACAACATCATCTATATGCTACAGGGACAACGGGGAAAAGAATAGGAGAAGAAGTCGGATTAGAAGTAACAAGATTTAGATCAGGCCCATTAGGTGGGGATCAGCAAATTGGTGCCATGATTGCTAATAATGACATGGATATGGTGATTTTTTTCCGAGATCCATTAACAGCTCAACCACATGAGCCAGATGTCACTGCTCTTGTACGTTTATGTGACGTATATCATATACCATTGGCTACGAATATGGGTACAGCAGAGATTCTACTTAAAGGTTTACAAGAAGGCTTTGTCGATTGGAGATTAATTCAAGAAAGACGTAAATAA